From a single Methylosinus sp. H3A genomic region:
- a CDS encoding RNA polymerase sigma factor → MSTKKSHFIRDLFVRNRRVLTAYLTRRVGADAASDLLQETFVRALRHERLDDVADPPAFLQQIAANLTRDFARRRRTETKYLSFQQFLGERPNGDAPQDEIVDHDRRARRLAAAIEALPPRCREVFELCAFEDLSFPEIAARLGVSERMVRQHMSIAMQRCWAALG, encoded by the coding sequence ATGTCGACAAAGAAATCTCATTTCATTCGCGATCTGTTCGTGCGCAACAGGCGCGTCCTCACGGCCTATCTCACGCGCCGCGTCGGCGCGGACGCTGCCTCGGACCTGCTGCAGGAGACCTTCGTGCGCGCGCTGCGGCACGAGCGGCTCGACGATGTCGCCGATCCGCCGGCCTTTCTCCAGCAGATCGCCGCCAATCTGACGCGCGATTTCGCCAGACGCCGACGCACCGAAACCAAATATCTGAGCTTCCAACAGTTTCTCGGCGAGAGGCCGAACGGCGACGCGCCGCAGGACGAGATCGTCGACCATGATCGCCGCGCGCGCCGCCTCGCCGCGGCGATCGAGGCTCTGCCGCCCCGCTGCCGGGAAGTGTTCGAGCTCTGCGCCTTCGAGGATCTGTCGTTTCCCGAGATCGCGGCGCGCCTCGGCGTCTCCGAGCGCATGGTCCGCCAACATATGAGCATCGCCATGCAGCGTTGCTGGGCGGCGCTCGGGTGA
- a CDS encoding FecR domain-containing protein: protein MTTDDGALHAAAIEWWIRETAGELVGEARAEFDAWLAADPAHARAYADISGMFAQARELRPARRPQQRLARPGRAAAWGGLLAASIAIAVWFGDLSLLWRADHSTGVGERRTAILADGSRVELDGASAVAIHFEAGRRRVRLLAGEAWFEVAPDPARPFVVEAAGGEVTALGTAFDVALTAGGARVAVGEHRVAVASGGGKVIVAERQQTSFAAEAPAARPGDVAAEAIGAWRRGALVVEDRPLGEVLATFGRHRHGRVYCLWPSICARRVSGVFSAAEPLTALREIEFFLGLRAIHLTDYLIVLTD from the coding sequence ATGACGACGGATGACGGCGCCCTCCACGCGGCGGCGATTGAATGGTGGATTCGGGAGACGGCGGGCGAGCTCGTCGGCGAGGCGCGCGCCGAATTCGACGCCTGGCTCGCCGCCGACCCCGCCCACGCCCGCGCCTATGCCGATATTTCCGGAATGTTTGCGCAGGCGCGGGAGCTGCGTCCGGCCCGCCGGCCGCAGCAGCGCCTCGCGCGGCCCGGACGCGCGGCCGCCTGGGGCGGATTGCTCGCCGCCTCTATCGCCATCGCCGTTTGGTTCGGCGATCTTTCCCTGCTGTGGCGCGCCGACCATTCGACTGGCGTCGGCGAGCGTCGGACGGCGATCCTCGCGGACGGCTCGCGCGTCGAGCTCGATGGGGCGTCGGCCGTCGCCATCCATTTCGAGGCGGGGCGTCGCCGCGTCCGATTGCTGGCGGGCGAGGCCTGGTTCGAGGTCGCGCCCGATCCGGCGCGGCCCTTCGTCGTCGAGGCGGCGGGCGGCGAGGTGACCGCGCTCGGCACGGCCTTCGACGTCGCGCTGACGGCGGGCGGGGCGCGTGTCGCCGTCGGCGAGCATAGGGTGGCTGTGGCGAGCGGGGGCGGAAAAGTCATTGTCGCAGAGCGCCAGCAGACCTCCTTTGCGGCGGAGGCCCCCGCCGCGCGGCCCGGCGATGTCGCGGCGGAGGCGATCGGCGCCTGGCGGCGCGGCGCGCTCGTCGTCGAGGACCGCCCGCTCGGCGAGGTTCTGGCGACGTTCGGACGCCACCGCCATGGGCGCGTCTATTGTTTGTGGCCGTCGATCTGCGCGCGGCGGGTGAGCGGCGTCTTTTCCGCGGCCGAGCCGCTGACCGCCTTGCGCGAGATCGAGTTCTTTCTCGGCCTGCGCGCGATTCACCTCACAGATTATCTGATCGTGTTGACCGATTGA